Genomic window (Amaranthus tricolor cultivar Red isolate AtriRed21 chromosome 7, ASM2621246v1, whole genome shotgun sequence):
tgccgtaagtatttgttacgttcttaattaaatatattattggtaaaatctaatgttaatattaatcttttattttaatattatatataggttttaaacgacattctgagggaaacacgccctttgagaagtgaagagatgcgcgaattaaaagacaagattgccgtgcatcttgctaatatttgtccttgataaattgtaattatagtagatcattttttatactttaatgtatatatatatatatatatatatatatatatacacacgtaatattatattatatatacgagcgagagtttattattactattgcattattataatgttgattaatgtgattatcattggattaatcactgttattacattgtattattattgcattattatatatattgcattattataaagataaaacagaaaaagaaaaaaaaaaaaaaaagaggttgttgctgcggtttttgcccatgaccgcaacaaataagtcccatatttgctgcggttttgaaccgcagcaattaaagtacgacattttctgctatcacaattgctgggggccaaaactgcagcaaataatggcaaaaaaaccgcagcaaatgatgttttttccactacaTAATTCAGTAGAGTTCCTCATTATTCAGTCAAATCACGTATGATTGAGATAATTCAATCCAAATCCAAAAAAGTACAAAATTATGCATAATTCAATTGATTAATAGAAGTATCTTGGCAAATTCAATAACTTCACAATTAAATCACAACATTTGAAATGAAACAAACAAGCAACAGAACTTACCTCTTAGCAATGGAATCAAATTGTAGAAGctcaaatcaatttcaatcacTAAAAATATCACTAGAAATTGAAGAGAAGAAGGAGTGCAAtgataaacaaaaggaaaatcaATCTTTGTACAAATTTGCTCAAAAGATTTTTCTCTCCTGAGATAAATGGTTGGAAGCCCaatatgtatttttataataaaacgtGTCCCAAGTGTAAGATTATGTAATTATACATGGTACACATATTTATCATCAACTAATTGACTTCTAATaacgattttaattttaatacaataccttagtttttcaaaaaaaaaccctaattatgaaaaaatctaaaaatcaaACCCTAATTATGCCAAAAAACAATGCAACAAGTGGTGTGTGGTCTTTTTGTGGAGCGTCAAACGAAAATAGGGAAGAACACATACCTATACCAAGATGACATACAGTTATGCCATTCCCAGATGGTGAAGATTAGTCGAAGGAGAAGGAGATGATTGCTTCTGATTGCTTCACAGAGATTTAAGAAGAGCATGTTGCTACCATACCAAGTGTGGTGTGTGGGGTGTGGTGTGTGGTGTGTGGTGTGTGGGGTGTGTTGCTACCATCTAAAATATCTTTCATTCAAATAaatgtatttttattgattttaattagaTAAAACACTTGTACGTATTACATTATTCAACCCTTAATTGTGTCTTTAGTTTTGTAACTAATTTTTAGCACTACAATTagaattttgttagattttcCCTAAAATATAGAAGTAATTgttaacatttaataatcataatattaaaaattttaatttaaatattgaatGAGTTATTCTTTATTAAAACCATCTTATGGTGATACGACTTAATATAGCTGGCGGAAtatttagttttataaaaaaaaatgaaaaaaataattttttatttacttaattaattttttaaaataaacattaaataaactgCCTATATAAGTATGTTCTTGTCTTATGGTGAAACAGACAGTCTCACATAAGACATGCTAAATGCAAGTCCGTCTTGTATTAGACCCTCTcaggtgagacgacctcaaaacaagaagtcatATAAGCTAAATGTTTCTATTATTGTACTATTTACCCAAATCTAAGACATGTCTTACGATGAGACTGTTAAGAATTaggtttaataaaataatatatttatcatctaaaagattttatttcctCAAGTTTTAGAAACAATTTTAATAAGACAAATTCTTGTACGAAAAGGTCTCACCGTAAAACATGTCTCATTCTTggattaaatagcctaataataaaaacttttagcttaaaggctttttgttttgagatgGTCTCACTGTGAGATATTTTCATACAAAACGGGCTATAATAAtagggagtataattttttatgggcTCAAAAATctatgttatttatttatttatttattatacgTCTTTAAAAAGTCCTACTTTATTTAGCTGgtcttttgagagaccgtctcaatGAGAGACGGTCCTCAAGCCAAGGCCCTtttcattaattataaaaaaaataattataataataacagcAGCCAACAATTAGTAGTTAGGACTCCTTTCTCAAAAAAAAGCTTTCATATTCCAATGACCATCATTAACACTCTTCTTGAAAACTGATGCAAGCTAATTATTGAACAACCACTCTATTCTATTatcaatgaaaattaaaaattcaaatccAAATATCCATTCATGCTTCCATTTCCAATTTATTCACAATTACTTCCATAAAGAAACACCATAGATGCtttgagaaggaagaagaaagactaatatttgattcttgatttttttttttgaaattaaacccctaattattattttgtcttttaaaattgtttttgttttctataaaaattaattgaaataaaacacTCAGATGATGTTtcgaggaggaagaagaaaggctaatatttggtttttgattttttttgaaattaaacccCTAATAATTGTTTTgtctttaaaattattttctataaaaattaattgaaataaaacacCTAGTTGATGTTTTGAGGAGGAAAAAGAAAGGCTAATAtatttggtttttgattttttttgaaattaaacccccaattattgttttgtcttttaaaattgtttttataaaaattaattgaaataaaacacCTAATTGTTATTTTGAGGAGGAAGAACACAATGACGTTGAAcatgatgatgaaaatacaaTATGTATTAAGTGTACTGTAAGTTGGTATTATGTCTAATGTAAGTGGGTATTAAGTGTGTTgaaagttggcattaagtataATGTAAGCTGACATTACGTTTAAAGTAAGTAGACAACAAGTTTGATGTAAATTGGCATAAAGTCTGATGTACTGTAAATTGACATTAAGTATGAAATAAATTGACATCAAGTCTGATTTAAGTAGGTAATAAGTGTgctataagttgacattaaatATGATGTAAGTTAACATTAAGTTTTATGTAAGTAGGCTTTAAGTATGATGTAAGTTGACATGTATTAAGTGTATGTATTAAGTGTACCGTAAGTTGACATAAAGTCTGATGTAAGTAGCTATTAAGTGTCATGAAAGCTGGCATTAAGTACGATGTAAATTGACACTAAGTCtgatgtaaattggcattaagtctgatgtaaattgacattaagtatgatgtaaattggcattaagtatgatgtaaattggcattaagtatgatgtaaattggcattatgtatgatgtaaattggcattaattatgatgtaaattggcattaagtatGATGTAAATTGACATTAAGTATGCAATAACTATGTTGTAAATTggtattagataagatattagTAGGTATTAAGTATGAAATGTAAAtatgatataaatataaattaagatgatataagtaggtattaagtgtactgtaagttggcattaaccccgatgtaagtaggcattaagtatacTATAAGTAGGAAATAAGTGtgttgtaagttggcattaagtttaATGTAAGTTGGCACTACGTCTGATTAATTAGGCATTAATTAGTATACTATAAGTAAGAATTAAGGATGATATAAGtatgcattaaaacacaaaatcCTTAAAACGTAAAAGGAtttaaaaatacacaaaatctttgtcataacatatacaaataataacaataaacgatttcacataatttaatatcataaattttcttaatacacacaattaaattgttttttattcaatCCCCTACACACTACATCTTCTTTGAGATGTATTTCTTCGCTCTGATTTTCTTCGAACCATTAACAACCATTGAAGCCTATTTGATTCACAACAACAATCTAAGCAGATGTAAGCTTGATCTTTTCTTTACAATTACAGAAGAAGAGATGTGGTTTGCAATTAGTATAGTTGTTTTTGTCAACCCTGTATATACAaaacaatcataaaaaatagtattaaatgacataaacaaatattaacaagaataatcataaatgtaatattacaaaagatttaaaaccaaacttaaatataatataaatatagattaaGAAAAACCAAGCTTACAATAGATTTAAACCCAACTTACATTATACctaatgtcaacttacatcaACTTAATGCCAACTACATAAGACTCAATGTCAATTTATATTAGACTTAAAATCCACTTATATCAGACTTAATATCCACTTATATCAGAAgtaatgtcaacttacattaGACTAATGAcaacttataacaattataatGCCAACCTATAACATATGTAATGTCAACTTACAACAATCAAAAGCTCAACTTACATCAATAAATGTCAGCTTACATCAACTTAATACCAACTTACATCAGACTCAATGCCAATTTATATTAGACTTAAAATCCACTTATATTAGACTTAATACCCACTTATATCAGATTAATGCCAACTTATGTCAGTTATAATGCCACATATATAATGTCAACATACAACATACGACAAACATAATTCCAACTTACATCAGATTGAAATGCCAATTTACATCAGacctaatgccaacttacatcatacTAAATGCCAACTTAAATTATACTCAATGCCAACTTAAATTAAagttaatacctacttatatgaGACTTAATATCgatttaaattagatttaacGCCAATTCACATCACaactaatgccaacttacatcataTCAAAAACACTAATACACACCGAAAGATTGTAAGTTGGGTTAAATTTAAACTTTGCATGACCTAGGGAATTACACCAttaaattcaactaaaaatcaaaaattgaaaaagttgGGTTAAATTTAAATCCACCATGTACATCATCAAAACCTTCCCAAATTGTTAAACTTCAATAAACACAATTAGGAGAAAAAGGACTTTCCGAGCCTTTACCTTTCAACCCAAACATATAAGCATACAATATTAACCTAACTTTCCAAAAAAAACTCCTAACAagatatttacaaaatattcacCAATATTCATCAAAATATACTCACAATATAAAGATATCCTAATATTCACCAAAATATATCTCACAATATAAAGATATcataacactccccctcaagttggagcatgtaAATCACGAATGCCTAACTTGTTAAGAAGAAAAACAAACTGTCGTTTCCCAAGTGCCTTTGTTAAAATATCTGTTAACTGATAATCTGTAGGAACATACGTAGTAGCTTGATTACCATTCACCAATTCATCACGAACAAAGTGACAATCTACCTCTATAAGCTTAATACGATCATGAAAACAGGATTTTGAGCAATATGGAGAGCAGATTGACTGTTACAATACAACTTCATAGGCTTGGGATGCAAAATACCTAGAGAGGACAACAAAGATTTCAACCTCTTTAATTCACAAGTTGTAACTGCCATAGCACGATACTTAGCTTCAGCGAAAGAACGAGATACTGTCAGTTGTTTCTTAGTCTTCCACGAGATAGGGGAACGACCAAGAAAAACCATATAACCAgataatgaacgacgattcaaAGGACACGCTGCCCAATCGCTATCACAAAAGCAAACACATGTCCTTCATAGGACGTAACAATATACCCTGGTCAGGATTACCTTTGATATAGCGAAGTACCCTGATTGCCGCATCCTAATGTTGCACCTGCGGGTTACTCAAAAACTTTGCAAGAGTATAAACACAGTAACTCAACTCTGGACGAGTTGCAGATAAATAAGGTTGAGAGAATGTTGCCCAAATAAGCGACGATACTGATTAGGTTGAGAGAATGGCTCCCCCTTGGCATATGCAAGACGATGGTTCTGCTCCATAGGAGTATCAATAGGCTTACAACCTAACATTCCTACCTCAGATAACACATCTAAAGCATATTTACGCTGAGGCGAAAGTATACCTTCCGGACTACGAGCAACTTCAATACCCAAAAAAATACTTCAACATACCAAGGTCTTTCATATGTAATCAAATactcaaatattttttaaaacgaATAAGCATCATTAAACgaaccaataataataagatcaTCAACATACACAAGAACATGAAGGCAGACCGTTCCTTGAATATAACTGAACAAAGAGTAATCTGTATATGATTGCTTGAAACCATTGGATTTCAATGCGTTAGAAAATTTAGAAAACCATTGCCGAGGAGCCTGTTTCAAACGATATAGAGACTTACACAAGCTACAAACTTTCCATGGAATAGAACAATTATAACCCGGAGGTAATTGCATATATACTTCCTCCTCCAAATCACATGAAGAAAGACATTATGAACATTCAtttgatgtaactccaaattTAAAGAACTTGCAACGGAAAGAAAAAGTCTAACGGTCCCCATTGCCACAGGAGTAAAAGTCTCATTATAATCAACACTTATAACCTGTCGATTGCCATACACAACAAGACGAATTTTAAGTTGTTCTACTTCACCTGTAGAAGTATGTTTAATTTTATACACCCAATCACTACCAATAGCCTTCTTTCCTGGAGGTAAGTCCTCCAATGTCCACATGCCATTTCGTTCAAGGGCATCAATTTCTTCTTTCATTGCCTTGCACCACCCTTTATGTTTCACAAATTCCCTAAACGAGGAAGGCTCTTTACCCTTCGAAACTGATGTTTAGAAAACACTTGTGTCTCATTGAAAAATTGTTATAATCAACATAACAAGCTATATCAAATTGTTTACCTGAAGAATGTGATTGAGAGACGGGAGCAGTAGTTGTTGATGGAGTGAGGTCTATAGCTTGTCGAACAACCGTATTTGTCACATAACCACGAAGCTTCGAGGAAAGGATTTTTGTACGATGACCACGATCCAAAACTTCAACATAGGTAGGAGTATTACCCCCTGCCACGTCACTGTGAGCACTCAATCTCCCCCTCAACTCAATAGAGACAGTAGCAACACCATCACTAATGGATCATTATTAGGCACATGCATATCTGGCAAAGAAGCCACACTAGCAACATTAACAATCTCAAGAACATGTGTAGGCACATGCAAATCATTATCAAAGTTGTCTTCATTCCACAATCTAACTTGATTAATATAATTTTCCCATTGCACTTTCTCCGACTCATCAAATATATCAATAAAAggaaaactatttttaaaaaattgcacATCACGACTTATTAAAAACTCATTAGTGTCTAAATCATGAAACCTCCATCCTTTTTTCCATATGGATAACCAACAAAAGATATTGTC
Coding sequences:
- the LOC130818597 gene encoding uncharacterized protein LOC130818597 — encoded protein: MTGGNDVLPPRQRGRVVAVYFNELRKLQDELASYVKIPKCTCAAASDYAKIVDLIHFDIWGPNRVVSSCHAKYFLTIVDDYSCATWVYLMIRKHEMGNLKGILHQTSCVDTAQQNGLAVHLINLTPIPILQGKSPHECLFGKPPSYDEVRVIGWRFHDLDTNEFLISRDVQFFKNSFPFIDIFDESEKVQWENYINQVRLWNEDNFDNDLHVPTHVLEIVNVASVASLPDMHLRGRLSAHSDVAGGNTPTYVEVLDRGHRTKILSSKLRGYVTNTVVRQAIDLTPSTTTAPVSQSHSSVSKGKEPSSFREFVKHKGWCKAMKEEIDALERNGMWTLEDLPPGKKAIGSDWVYKIKHTSTGEVEQLKIRLVVYGNRQVISVDYNETFTPVAMGTVRLFLSVASSLNLELHQMNVHNAPRQWFSKFSNALKSNGFKQSYTDYSLFSYIQGTVCLHVLVYVDDLIIIVARSPEGILSPQRKYALDVLSEVGMLGCKPIDTPMEQNHRLAYAKGEPFSQPNQYRRLFGQHSLNLIYLQLVQSATLGCGNQGTSLYQSDWAACPLNRRSLSGYMVFLGRSPISWKTKKQLTVSRSFAEAKYRAMAVTTCELKRLKSLLSSLEVDCHFVRDELVNGNQATTYVPTDYQLTDILTKALGKRQISLYCEYILMNIGEYFVNILLGVFFGKLGHAKFKFNPTYNLSVCISVFDMMVDKNNYTNCKPHLFFCNCKEKIKLTSA